The Vibrio pomeroyi genome window below encodes:
- a CDS encoding F0F1 ATP synthase subunit I has product MVAALARPGRVLAKQMLLIELSAVILVAIGLGLAVNPDWGFAALIGGGIFVIANAVFCVCAFLFSGARATKLVAASFYAGEALKILITVLLFSIVYMYMQVELVPLKLTYLLVLGINIFAPVLFINNKK; this is encoded by the coding sequence ATGGTAGCGGCGTTAGCAAGACCAGGACGAGTGCTTGCAAAGCAAATGTTATTGATCGAGCTTAGCGCGGTTATATTAGTGGCGATAGGGTTAGGTTTAGCTGTTAATCCTGATTGGGGTTTTGCTGCATTAATCGGTGGCGGTATTTTTGTCATCGCAAATGCAGTTTTTTGTGTGTGTGCTTTCCTATTTAGTGGAGCTCGCGCAACTAAGTTAGTTGCGGCGTCGTTCTATGCAGGCGAAGCGCTAAAAATCCTTATCACAGTTCTACTATTCTCTATTGTCTACATGTATATGCAGGTGGAATTAGTTCCCCTCAAACTGACCTATTTACTGGTTCTAGGTATTAATATCTTTGCGCCAGTGCTTTTCATTAACAATAAAAAATAG
- a CDS encoding ParB/RepB/Spo0J family partition protein translates to MSKRGLGKGLDALLATSSLAREKQQVASHSQALSADGELTELAVGCLKPGVYQPRKDIAPEALEELAASIQSQGIIQPIVVRPLAHDQFEIIAGERRWRAARQAGLKQVPCLIKRVEDKAAIAMALIENIQREDLNVIEESQALERLQNEFELTHQQVADVIGKSRATVSNLLRLNQLENEVKGLVSNKQLEMGHARALLALEGDTQVEAANTAATKKMTVRQTEQLVKKCLKPDVEPESKPEDTEAIELSRRLTEKLQANVSVTRSVSGKSKVTITLDEPHKLEQLIAKLEY, encoded by the coding sequence ATGTCTAAGCGTGGTTTAGGAAAGGGGCTAGATGCATTGCTTGCAACTAGCTCGTTGGCTCGTGAAAAACAGCAAGTTGCTTCTCATAGTCAGGCGTTATCGGCTGATGGAGAGTTAACAGAACTGGCTGTTGGTTGCTTGAAGCCAGGTGTTTATCAACCGCGTAAGGATATTGCGCCTGAAGCGCTAGAAGAACTAGCCGCTTCAATCCAGTCTCAAGGCATTATTCAGCCAATAGTAGTACGCCCTTTAGCACACGACCAGTTTGAGATCATCGCTGGTGAGCGTCGTTGGAGAGCAGCTCGTCAAGCTGGCCTAAAACAAGTGCCATGTTTGATCAAGCGAGTGGAAGACAAAGCCGCGATTGCGATGGCATTGATCGAGAATATTCAGCGTGAAGACCTGAATGTTATCGAAGAATCACAAGCGCTAGAGCGCCTACAGAACGAATTTGAACTGACGCACCAACAAGTCGCTGATGTGATCGGTAAATCGAGAGCGACGGTTAGTAACTTATTACGTCTAAATCAGCTCGAAAATGAAGTAAAAGGTTTAGTTTCCAATAAACAACTGGAAATGGGGCATGCTCGAGCACTGCTTGCGCTAGAGGGTGATACCCAGGTTGAAGCGGCAAACACAGCGGCAACCAAAAAAATGACCGTGCGTCAAACTGAGCAACTTGTCAAAAAGTGCTTAAAACCAGACGTTGAACCGGAATCGAAGCCTGAAGATACAGAAGCTATCGAACTTTCGCGAAGACTCACGGAAAAATTGCAAGCAAACGTTTCAGTTACTCGTTCTGTTAGCGGTAAGTCAAAAGTGACAATTACTCTTGATGAGCCTCACAAATTAGAGCAACTTATTGCTAAACTAGAGTACTAA
- a CDS encoding ParA family protein: MGRIVAIANQKGGVGKTTTCINLAASMAATKRKILVVDLDPQGNATMASGVDKYQVEATAYDLLVEDTPFDEVVCRSTSGNYDLIAANGDVTAAEIKLMEVFAREVRLKNALASIRDNYDFIFIDCPPSLNLLTINAMAAADSVLVPMQCEYFALEGLTALMDTISKLAAVVNENLKIEGLLRTMYDPRNRLSNEVSDQLKKHFGSKVYRTVIPRNVRLAEAPSHGKPAMYYDKYSAGAKAYLALAGEMLRREEVPV; the protein is encoded by the coding sequence GTGGGTAGAATCGTAGCAATTGCCAACCAGAAGGGCGGCGTAGGAAAAACAACAACTTGCATTAATTTAGCAGCATCAATGGCGGCAACAAAACGCAAGATATTGGTTGTTGACCTCGATCCTCAAGGTAATGCCACTATGGCGAGCGGTGTCGACAAGTATCAAGTTGAAGCAACTGCTTACGATTTGCTAGTTGAAGACACCCCATTTGATGAGGTAGTTTGTCGAAGTACATCTGGCAATTACGACCTCATCGCCGCTAACGGTGATGTTACTGCGGCAGAAATCAAGCTGATGGAAGTCTTTGCTCGCGAAGTTCGCCTTAAGAATGCACTGGCATCCATTCGCGATAATTATGATTTCATCTTTATTGATTGCCCACCTTCTCTAAATCTTCTTACAATTAACGCGATGGCTGCGGCCGACTCCGTGTTAGTTCCGATGCAATGTGAATACTTTGCTCTGGAAGGTTTGACTGCGTTGATGGATACCATCAGTAAGCTCGCTGCGGTTGTTAACGAGAACCTGAAGATCGAAGGTCTTCTGCGTACTATGTATGATCCTCGAAACCGCTTATCGAACGAAGTATCTGATCAACTCAAAAAACACTTCGGTAGCAAAGTCTACCGAACTGTGATCCCTAGAAATGTGCGTCTGGCAGAAGCGCCAAGTCATGGCAAGCCAGCAATGTACTACGACAAATATTCCGCAGGTGCTAAAGCATACCTTGCTCTGGCAGGCGAAATGTTGCGTCGTGAAGAAGTCCCAGTATAG
- the rsmG gene encoding 16S rRNA (guanine(527)-N(7))-methyltransferase RsmG gives MSALREKLDHLIGQTELEVSEKQRGQLVGYVELLNKWNKAYNLTSVRDPLEMMVKHILDSIIVSTHLQGKRFIDVGTGPGLPGIPLSIMNPDCEFYLLDSLGKRIRFIKQVIHELGIDNVVPVQSRVEEFQPEEKFDAVLSRAFASMTDMVEWCHHLPKEQSGVFLALKGQHPRDEIDLLPEWCSVTDIKALQVPELDGERHLVTLSRQG, from the coding sequence ATGAGCGCATTACGCGAGAAACTGGATCACCTGATTGGCCAGACTGAATTAGAAGTATCTGAAAAACAACGTGGCCAATTGGTTGGCTACGTTGAGTTACTAAACAAATGGAACAAGGCTTATAACCTAACGTCAGTTCGTGATCCGCTAGAAATGATGGTGAAACATATCTTAGATAGCATCATTGTTAGCACTCACTTACAAGGTAAGCGCTTTATTGACGTTGGCACTGGCCCTGGTCTTCCTGGGATTCCGCTCTCAATCATGAATCCTGACTGCGAGTTTTACTTGTTAGATAGCCTGGGTAAGCGTATTCGTTTTATCAAACAGGTGATTCATGAGTTGGGTATCGACAACGTTGTGCCGGTTCAAAGTCGTGTTGAAGAGTTTCAACCTGAAGAAAAGTTTGATGCAGTGCTCAGTCGTGCATTTGCATCAATGACAGACATGGTAGAGTGGTGTCACCATTTACCTAAAGAGCAATCCGGTGTATTTTTGGCTCTTAAGGGACAACATCCTAGAGATGAAATCGACCTGTTACCTGAATGGTGTTCAGTGACAGACATTAAAGCTTTGCAAGTGCCAGAGCTTGATGGAGAGCGTCATCTAGTAACTTTATCGCGTCAGGGATAA
- the mnmG gene encoding tRNA uridine-5-carboxymethylaminomethyl(34) synthesis enzyme MnmG, with protein sequence MLYHEKFDVIVVGGGHAGTEAALASARTGQSTLLLTHNIDTLGQMSCNPAIGGIGKGHLVKEVDAMGGLMAQAIDHAGIQFRTLNASKGPAVRATRAQADRALYKAFVRNVLENTPNLTLFQQSVDDLIVEQDQVVGVVTQMGLKFRADAVVLTVGTFLGGKIHIGMESSSGGRAGDPPSIALADRLRDLPFRVDRLKTGTPPRIDARSVDFSELEVQHGDNPTPVFSFMGSRAQQPRQIPCYITHTNENTHDVIRANLDRSPMYAGVIEGIGPRYCPSIEDKVMRFADKNSHQIFIEPEGLTTHELYPNGISTSLPFDVQVQIVRSMKGFENAHIVRPGYAIEYDFFDPRDLKLTYETKFIKGLFFAGQINGTTGYEEAAAQGLMAGLNASLFTQGKEGWSPRRDQAYMGVLIDDLSTMGTNEPYRMFTSRAEYRLLLREDNADIRLTEKSRELGLVDDARWARFNEKMDNMEKERQRLKETWINPKSEDIGALNQILKTPMSREASGEDLLRRPEMTYSQLTALDRFGPALEDQQASEQVEIQVKYEGYIQRQQDEIEKSLRHENTKLPADIDYSKVKGLSNEVVLKLTTTKPDSIGIASRISGITPAAISILLVYLKKHGLLKKGEEA encoded by the coding sequence ATGCTTTATCACGAAAAATTTGACGTCATCGTTGTTGGTGGTGGCCATGCAGGAACGGAAGCCGCACTCGCATCTGCACGTACTGGTCAAAGTACGTTATTACTTACTCATAATATCGATACATTAGGACAAATGTCTTGTAACCCAGCCATTGGCGGGATCGGTAAGGGCCACTTGGTTAAAGAGGTCGATGCAATGGGTGGATTAATGGCGCAAGCTATTGATCATGCAGGTATTCAGTTCAGAACATTGAACGCATCAAAAGGCCCTGCGGTTCGTGCAACTCGTGCACAAGCTGACCGCGCGCTTTACAAAGCGTTTGTTCGTAACGTTCTTGAAAACACACCAAACCTGACTTTGTTCCAACAGTCGGTTGATGATTTGATCGTTGAACAAGATCAAGTGGTGGGTGTGGTGACACAGATGGGCCTTAAGTTCCGCGCAGATGCTGTGGTATTGACTGTAGGCACATTCCTAGGCGGAAAGATCCATATTGGTATGGAGAGCTCTTCTGGTGGTCGTGCGGGTGATCCACCATCGATCGCACTGGCTGACCGTCTTCGTGATCTTCCATTCCGAGTTGATCGCCTGAAAACAGGTACACCGCCACGTATCGATGCACGTAGCGTTGATTTTTCTGAGCTTGAAGTTCAGCACGGTGATAACCCAACCCCTGTTTTCTCGTTCATGGGTAGCCGAGCACAACAGCCTCGTCAAATCCCATGTTACATCACGCATACCAACGAAAATACGCACGACGTTATTCGTGCCAACCTAGATCGCAGCCCAATGTACGCGGGTGTGATTGAAGGCATTGGCCCTCGTTACTGTCCTTCGATTGAAGACAAAGTGATGCGTTTTGCTGATAAGAACAGTCACCAAATCTTTATTGAACCTGAAGGTCTAACGACACATGAGCTATACCCGAACGGTATCTCAACCAGTCTGCCGTTTGATGTACAGGTTCAAATCGTTCGCTCTATGAAGGGCTTTGAGAATGCTCACATCGTTCGCCCAGGCTATGCGATTGAGTATGATTTCTTCGATCCTCGTGACCTAAAACTGACTTACGAAACGAAGTTTATTAAAGGTCTGTTCTTTGCTGGTCAAATCAACGGTACAACCGGTTATGAAGAAGCAGCTGCGCAAGGTCTGATGGCTGGTTTGAACGCAAGTCTGTTTACGCAAGGCAAAGAGGGCTGGAGCCCACGTCGTGACCAAGCTTACATGGGCGTTCTTATTGATGACCTATCAACGATGGGCACCAATGAACCTTACCGTATGTTTACGTCTCGTGCGGAATACCGTCTGTTGCTTCGCGAAGATAACGCCGATATCCGATTGACTGAGAAGTCTCGTGAACTTGGCCTTGTTGACGATGCGCGTTGGGCACGTTTCAACGAAAAAATGGACAACATGGAGAAGGAGCGTCAACGTCTGAAAGAAACTTGGATTAATCCAAAGTCTGAAGACATCGGTGCATTGAACCAGATCCTAAAAACACCAATGTCTCGCGAAGCGAGTGGTGAAGATCTTCTTCGTCGTCCTGAAATGACTTATTCACAGCTCACAGCATTGGATCGTTTTGGCCCTGCATTGGAAGATCAACAAGCGTCTGAGCAAGTTGAGATCCAAGTGAAGTACGAAGGTTACATTCAGCGCCAACAAGACGAAATCGAAAAATCACTGCGTCATGAAAACACCAAACTGCCTGCTGATATCGATTACAGCAAGGTGAAAGGGCTTTCTAACGAAGTGGTTCTAAAACTGACAACCACTAAACCAGACTCTATTGGTATTGCTTCTCGTATTTCAGGTATCACACCTGCAGCAATCTCAATTTTGTTGGTTTACCTGAAAAAGCACGGCCTATTAAAAAAAGGTGAGGAAGCATAA
- the mioC gene encoding FMN-binding protein MioC, with translation MIHIITGSTLGGAEYVGDHLNDLLEEQGHESTLHNQPEYDDIPQQGFWLLVTSTHGAGEFPDNIKPFIDALTQQSPDLNQVRFAVVALGDSSYDTFCLAGKSVHSQLENLGAKPISACFTIDVLETPVPEDAAEAWFNDHSDQF, from the coding sequence ATGATCCACATTATTACAGGCAGCACCTTAGGCGGCGCCGAATACGTTGGCGATCACCTTAATGATCTTCTTGAAGAACAAGGTCATGAGAGCACCCTACATAATCAGCCTGAGTACGATGATATTCCACAACAAGGCTTTTGGTTATTGGTGACTTCAACTCATGGTGCAGGTGAGTTTCCAGACAATATTAAGCCTTTTATTGACGCATTAACCCAACAGTCTCCAGACTTAAACCAAGTTCGCTTTGCTGTCGTGGCGCTTGGCGATTCAAGCTACGATACCTTCTGTTTGGCCGGGAAATCCGTCCACAGCCAACTGGAAAACCTCGGTGCAAAACCGATTTCAGCTTGTTTTACCATCGATGTATTGGAAACTCCGGTACCTGAAGATGCTGCAGAAGCCTGGTTTAACGATCATAGCGACCAGTTTTAA